Proteins encoded together in one Benincasa hispida cultivar B227 chromosome 1, ASM972705v1, whole genome shotgun sequence window:
- the LOC120091722 gene encoding pathogen-related protein codes for MESIKGSSNTEYQTKTLPDKFRNSLHLEHPSVQWRYGKPPTYESANQLFEQGRTKVWPKGSLEETVQNAVKTWQMEMNNKARLQDFNTINPENFKLFVNGREGLSGEEVLRMGSFNAILKSGLPEEYQFYKADEETHESAHNDFKTCFPRGFAWEVIEVYSPPPLIAYKFRHWGFFEGPYKAYSPTGELVQFYGMGTLKVDSSMKVEEVHIYYDPTELFGGLLKGKKHTESSDASACPVFSSEK; via the exons ATGGAATCCATTAAGGGAAGCTCTAATACTGAATATCAAACCAAAACTCTCCCTGATAAGTTTAGAAATTCTTTGCATTTGGAGCATCCCTCTGTTCAATGGAGGTATGGGAAGCCTCCCACTTATGAATCTGCTAATCAGCTCTTTGAACAAGGCAGAaccaag GTGTGGCCAAAAGGATCTCTAGAAGAAACAGTGCAAAATGCTGTTAAAACATGGCAAATGGAGATGAACAACAAGGCTAGATTACAGGATTTTAACACCATTAACCctgaaaattttaaactttttgtcaatg GAAGAGAGGGACTGTCAGGAGAAGAAGTATTAAGGATGGGAAGCTTCAATGCAATTTTGAAGAGTGGTCTACCAGAGGAGTATCAATTTTACAAAGCAGATGAAGAAACACATGAATCAGCTCATAATGACTTCAAGACTTGTTTTCCAAGAGGATTTGCATGGGAAGTTATTGAAGTTTATTCACCTCCTCCTTTGATTGCTTACAAGTTTAGGCATTGGGGTTTCTTTGAAGGTCCTTACAAAGCCTATTCTCCAACTGGTGAACTAGTTCAATTCTATGGCATGGGAACTCTCAAG GTAGATTCATCAATGAAAGTTGAAGAAGTTCATATCTACTATGATCCAACAGAACTATTTGGAGGTCTTTTAAAGGGCAAAAAACATACTGAGTCTTCAGATGCCTCTGCATGCCCAGTCTTCAGTTCTGAGAAGTAG
- the LOC120071432 gene encoding shaggy-related protein kinase GSK4-like: MPIIYVKLYMYQVLRGLAYIHTVPGVCHRDLKPQNILVDPLTHQVKLCDFGSAKMLLLKAASSRWATLFLWRQEHSERDLVRIASYGICRCNFFNCS; this comes from the exons ATGCCAATCATCTATGTCAAATTATACATGTACCAG GTTCTTAGGGGCCTGGCCTATATCCACACGGTTCCTGGAGTTTGTCACCGAGATTTGAAGCCACAAAATATTTTG GTGGATCCCCTTACTCACCAAGTAAAATTATGTGACTTTGGAAGTGCAAAAATGCTT TTACTCAAAGCGGCAAGTTCAAGGTGGGCTACATTATTCTTGTGGAGGCAGGAGCATAGTGAGCGAGATTTGGTTCGAATTGCTTCATACGGGATTTGTaggtgtaatttttttaattgttcatAG